ctttataaaatattatttacctcAAGTGAATAAGAATATATTCCCCCAAAATACTTCCATAAATTCACTTTATAAATATGCCAAGATAGAGCAAGATGCCCAACAATAACAAATTTTCCTGACATGTACATCACATTTAGGCCCAAGatgaacattcaaaatttgcaacTCAACTTCCTGTTATGCAGAAATCTTACTTCTTAGTGGTCAGTTTATCTGGCAATTAACGAATCATTTCAAACGCATGCTCTGTTGCCTTCTAAGATAATAGCACATACCAGAATCACCAGAAAATCATAGCAGACTCAAAACCAAGAAACAAACCACATCAGGATCATACTTCCTTATTTGTCACCTATGATTTGGGTATGATTCATTTAATGGATCATGTCTAAATCATagaacaaaatcatgaatttgtgagttggatatgatttttaagtgattctgatatgattttttaagaaaaatttttgtttgggcctttttcatatatttcattgaaaaccacacttattatttcaaaaggatTTATGATGTCTTTTTCGTCAGATTTTGAAATAatgtccatccgaattttttcagtcCTCGGGAGCCAATGGACGACGTTTAAAATCTCTCCAATGtgttcaatgaaatatatatagtgaaaaaggaaaatattttaaacattctttTGCCACAGATCTAAGTGTAGGCCTATATAACTGTtatgatatgattttaaaaatgttcacacaTTAAACATATATCGTACCTTGTGTGCccatattgttacatgtaacatacagtgtggattttttaaattgttcaaactGTTATACTCCAACAATCCAGTGAGACCATAAGAGTGGTACAGAGTTCAgcattctataaaaaaaaaaaggaatgcataatgaaattttttctcAATTCTACAATATGcttcaatttgtaaaatttatattcaagcgtaaattattttttttttttattaattaaaatctgatatagtgtaaattcaaaggactatatatgataaaagttacatgtagttttggCCCCAAGAAATGAGCATTCCTACTAAAAATGTTCCAGGTGtatgattattttgttatttttagatAATAATTTATAACCCATGAAATGAGTTgttgaatatttcaatattatattTGACCTGTCTGTCAGTCTGTCAGACCAGGGTGTTTTTTATGTTAGGGCAACTCCTCTGAAAACATGCactgaaacaaaaatttatgaaactGTGTAATTTATTGGGGTGTAATGTATTGATGTGCACATTTACAGAAGAACTTCTTCAAATTTTGCCTCTTTTGAACATTAAAGTTTGGCCATTTTACAGGCATTAATATTGAAAAGGAGCTTAAATCATTTGTTTAGCTTTATTTATGCTCCTTCAAAACCATTGACCAGAGTTTCATAAAACTTAATTTGCAGTTCATAAGGACATTCGAATAATGTGCTCACACGCAGTAAATTCCAGTTATGTTATTAATCTGGAAAATTTTCCCTATTTGAACTTTATAGATTATTATGAGGACATTACTCTATAGATTACtgaatatacaaaattatataatttgtcAGTGGAGCTCATCTAGATCTTAAACTATATATACACTGAGCAACATTTTGTGCAACTTTGTggtaaattagaaaaaaagaaacacaggtaaaataaaattgtggtTAGATTCAAAAGATATTTGCAGAAAATTATGATAAGAGAGTTatgtttcttttattcatttgttgtattttgtaatttattatgTGTAGCTTTGCCAAGTAATGTGGGAATGAGCGCATGCTCACTCGattgtttctttaaaatttattcacagttcctcaatacatgtattatatgttGAAGATACAGTTCTATACAAAACTGATGTTTTGTTGTCAGTGATGGAATAATATTATCAATCAGTTGATCTATTTAATTCTTGTTATTGGTAGGTCCATCGTTTGATCCTGATTGCAATGATTCCAGGGTTGAACAAGCTGCAGATCTGTACTACAGGAAAGCCTCTTGAAGTGATTCTCCCAGCAACAATAAAAGCAGAAGCTTTAAACTCCATAGTTCACTACCTGTATACTGGAGCTTTGCATTTAACCCCACAGAATGCTTCTTGGGTAGAACAAATCATACACCTTTTGGGATTGGTAAAGCTCTACCCATTTTGTAAGCAGTATCAGTGTTATTTGAAGAGAAAGAAAATGGTTACCCAGGCAGTTGAGTTATTCAAGAATCCCGTTCTTGTGCTAAGTGAATCTGAGAAGGCAGTGCAGGTTCATTATTTGGAGTCTGAGCAACAGCTGGGTTGCCTAAAAGGACAGCTTTCCATTTCAAACTCCTCATCAGTTATAAGAAACATTTCTGTTGTCAAAAAAGAGGAATCTGATGAAAACATTGAGGGAATTGAAGCAAAGAATTCAGAGCTTGCATTAAATCATAGTGATTTTACTTTAGGAACCTTTCTAGAGTCATCATCTAAGGAGAgattacattttcaaatttgtaaCAACACTAAAGATGGTGATATATATGAATCAAACCCCTCAGAAACTACCTCTACTCAAAGACCATCATCAGAAACTTCTACATGCACAGCATCAGAGACTTGCATGATCAATGATTTGTTAAACTCTAATGAGGAAAACAGCAATgcattagaaaataaaacagttggAAAAGGCGCAGCAATTGCCAGTTTGAATGAATccaaaactgaaacttgtgagAAGGAATCTAAGAATGTGATGCTACAACACATTAAATTGGAACCTGTACTATCAGAAGATGAGTTGGAATGTGGTGTTGATAGGGGCAATTTTCTGGGTAAGGGTATGTATCTATCAAAAATTAACATGCTAGTAACTTTAACCAAagttaaaaaagcaaaaaacaatgtccattaagttttaattacatgtgtatttcaaACATTGTAGATAAGTACATAGATGGAAGGCAAGCTGTAGCCACTCAGTTGGATTGCCAATTCACAAGACAGAAGTTACACATAAGCAACCCTGATCAACTAGGCAATGCCAAGGCTGATGGTTTATCAACTATGTCTAGAGAAAAAGATGATTTTACCATTTTCTGTCCACTCTGCTTGATCTATTTCAATTCCAGGAAGTCCTACACAGATCACCAGAGTGTTTGTTTTGATACCTTTCATCACAACCAATTGTTTAGGCTTGAGCAGAAAATACATCAGTTTTGCAATCCAGTTCCCAGAAGTAAGAATCTTTCTTGATGACAGTTGTACATTAGTATTTCCACTATAACCATAATCATTACTTATGAGTCTTTTTTgacaatttgttgatagctaGCAGGGTTCCTTATCAAAGTAGCACAGGTGGCAGAGTTTTCTCTTTTGTAAggtatgaaaatatatgtggtcactttttatttcaattttttacaaattctttaaaaatttaaatgaatacaagTACAAGTGTATATACTGCAGAAAGTTTGAATGTATAGATAAATTGAGTTCATTATAAACTACAGACAAAGGGCCGAGTCTGCCACTAGTTCTTCAACATATACAGTACCTGTATCCCCAGACAGAGAGCAAACTAGTCATGTTCAACAAATAGAAGCACAGGTACAGACACTTTATACAATtgacatttttgtaaatttacagTGTAataaatatagtacatgtagtttatatgaaaagtgttaatatttttacaaaatattgtgTTGCAGCACGATTGtcatttataacaaaaaagaaattctaAGATGCCTTCAGATGATATACCTcttttaaattgattataaCAGTTGTTTATCTTGATTTAGATAGAAAACATTAATTCTAAAGAATTGAAAAATCCAGTGCTTGAAGGAAATGGCGGAGAGTCAGGAAGGATTGAAGATAACCAGAACATACCATTCAGTTTGAATGAGGGTGTCAGTATCACTCCAGAAAGAATGGAAGAAAAGTTAAGCACAGGGAGCAAGACGCCTTTGCTCTCAAACTTGTTGAGAGATGATTATGAAGTAATGGAGGAAAACAGACAAACAGTAAACTGCCATGAAGTTCTCcaattaaataatattgaacACACAGTGGATCACACCCTGGATGGAGAAAATAATGCTGATGatctgaaattgaaaattacaGATGTTTGGActctaaaaggtaaaaattgtctTCTTTGGGACACAT
This genomic window from Magallana gigas chromosome 5, xbMagGiga1.1, whole genome shotgun sequence contains:
- the LOC105330363 gene encoding putative leucine-rich repeat-containing protein DDB_G0290503 isoform X2 translates to MEVLDNEFMDHHYPSTVLENLKSLWLSKRLCDATLEAGPVKFYVHRLILIAMIPGLNKLQICTTGKPLEVILPATIKAEALNSIVHYLYTGALHLTPQNASWVEQIIHLLGLVKLYPFCKQYQCYLKRKKMVTQAVELFKNPVLVLSESEKAVQVHYLESEQQLGCLKGQLSISNSSSVIRNISVVKKEESDENIEGIEAKNSELALNHSDFTLGTFLESSSKERLHFQICNNTKDGDIYESNPSETTSTQRPSSETSTCTASETCMINDLLNSNEENSNALENKTVGKGAAIASLNESKTETCEKESKNVMLQHIKLEPVLSEDELECGVDRGNFLDKYIDGRQAVATQLDCQFTRQKLHISNPDQLGNAKADGLSTMSREKDDFTIFCPLCLIYFNSRKSYTDHQSVCFDTFHHNQLFRLEQKIHQFCNPVPRTSRVPYQSSTGGRVFSFVRQRAESATSSSTYTVPVSPDREQTSHVQQIEAQIENINSKELKNPVLEGNGGESGRIEDNQNIPFSLNEGVSITPERMEEKLSTGSKTPLLSNLLRDDYEVMEENRQTVNCHEVLQLNNIEHTVDHTLDGENNADDLKLKITDVWTLKDVQEHSELFPGDSQKKLSNKAEDQPEINKMEDRCKEASKFFALYDVETVGNKLYIKRKTTVGSQKGTQTCDQLKTDKISKQMRKQVNAEANVHRNSSNVGRQEWREAGDEMANRNVLPENTENKRRECFSSDDKSSGNEKIVITQTPIKKLTSIITAVSEGENKHLLKKKQGNYDDIKARGSSSTENKCSMPSKSNINNASSSQKDKQTERKVYEFRERTTKVINQQVQDYLGIRDEKTLNKGRLDHQIHQTSVCSPTVSKAGELLCSSKNEVLTKQGEPKLYNLVNTYSCKDTSQNVGPLNYYRKSSLQEKIARIHRENCIVIPKQWKDWKEENSNKTTKGQLEPKLMEVPPIVLKRVPSATDDLVNKNASCTSEVSRQYVVPLKKRKQY
- the LOC105330363 gene encoding putative leucine-rich repeat-containing protein DDB_G0290503 isoform X1; this encodes MEVLDNEFMDHHYPSTVLENLKSLWLSKRLCDATLEAGPVKFYVHRLILIAMIPGLNKLQICTTGKPLEVILPATIKAEALNSIVHYLYTGALHLTPQNASWVEQIIHLLGLVKLYPFCKQYQCYLKRKKMVTQAVELFKNPVLVLSESEKAVQVHYLESEQQLGCLKGQLSISNSSSVIRNISVVKKEESDENIEGIEAKNSELALNHSDFTLGTFLESSSKERLHFQICNNTKDGDIYESNPSETTSTQRPSSETSTCTASETCMINDLLNSNEENSNALENKTVGKGAAIASLNESKTETCEKESKNVMLQHIKLEPVLSEDELECGVDRGNFLGKDKYIDGRQAVATQLDCQFTRQKLHISNPDQLGNAKADGLSTMSREKDDFTIFCPLCLIYFNSRKSYTDHQSVCFDTFHHNQLFRLEQKIHQFCNPVPRTSRVPYQSSTGGRVFSFVRQRAESATSSSTYTVPVSPDREQTSHVQQIEAQIENINSKELKNPVLEGNGGESGRIEDNQNIPFSLNEGVSITPERMEEKLSTGSKTPLLSNLLRDDYEVMEENRQTVNCHEVLQLNNIEHTVDHTLDGENNADDLKLKITDVWTLKDVQEHSELFPGDSQKKLSNKAEDQPEINKMEDRCKEASKFFALYDVETVGNKLYIKRKTTVGSQKGTQTCDQLKTDKISKQMRKQVNAEANVHRNSSNVGRQEWREAGDEMANRNVLPENTENKRRECFSSDDKSSGNEKIVITQTPIKKLTSIITAVSEGENKHLLKKKQGNYDDIKARGSSSTENKCSMPSKSNINNASSSQKDKQTERKVYEFRERTTKVINQQVQDYLGIRDEKTLNKGRLDHQIHQTSVCSPTVSKAGELLCSSKNEVLTKQGEPKLYNLVNTYSCKDTSQNVGPLNYYRKSSLQEKIARIHRENCIVIPKQWKDWKEENSNKTTKGQLEPKLMEVPPIVLKRVPSATDDLVNKNASCTSEVSRQYVVPLKKRKQY
- the LOC105330363 gene encoding uncharacterized protein isoform X3 — translated: MIPGLNKLQICTTGKPLEVILPATIKAEALNSIVHYLYTGALHLTPQNASWVEQIIHLLGLVKLYPFCKQYQCYLKRKKMVTQAVELFKNPVLVLSESEKAVQVHYLESEQQLGCLKGQLSISNSSSVIRNISVVKKEESDENIEGIEAKNSELALNHSDFTLGTFLESSSKERLHFQICNNTKDGDIYESNPSETTSTQRPSSETSTCTASETCMINDLLNSNEENSNALENKTVGKGAAIASLNESKTETCEKESKNVMLQHIKLEPVLSEDELECGVDRGNFLGKDKYIDGRQAVATQLDCQFTRQKLHISNPDQLGNAKADGLSTMSREKDDFTIFCPLCLIYFNSRKSYTDHQSVCFDTFHHNQLFRLEQKIHQFCNPVPRTSRVPYQSSTGGRVFSFVRQRAESATSSSTYTVPVSPDREQTSHVQQIEAQIENINSKELKNPVLEGNGGESGRIEDNQNIPFSLNEGVSITPERMEEKLSTGSKTPLLSNLLRDDYEVMEENRQTVNCHEVLQLNNIEHTVDHTLDGENNADDLKLKITDVWTLKDVQEHSELFPGDSQKKLSNKAEDQPEINKMEDRCKEASKFFALYDVETVGNKLYIKRKTTVGSQKGTQTCDQLKTDKISKQMRKQVNAEANVHRNSSNVGRQEWREAGDEMANRNVLPENTENKRRECFSSDDKSSGNEKIVITQTPIKKLTSIITAVSEGENKHLLKKKQGNYDDIKARGSSSTENKCSMPSKSNINNASSSQKDKQTERKVYEFRERTTKVINQQVQDYLGIRDEKTLNKGRLDHQIHQTSVCSPTVSKAGELLCSSKNEVLTKQGEPKLYNLVNTYSCKDTSQNVGPLNYYRKSSLQEKIARIHRENCIVIPKQWKDWKEENSNKTTKGQLEPKLMEVPPIVLKRVPSATDDLVNKNASCTSEVSRQYVVPLKKRKQY